In one Chitinophaga sancti genomic region, the following are encoded:
- a CDS encoding ExbD/TolR family protein, whose amino-acid sequence MAEMNTQSNPGKQRGGQRAKKLSTRVDMTPMVDLGFLLITFFMLTTTLLQPKTMDLIMPREDGDPQPLAESNAMTVLLGANNTVKYYEGMYHPEDVKTASYAEIRDAIIKKRADILRKTGDNKLMVLIKANNNANYKNVVDIMDEMLINRVDRYAMVDITDEEKALLK is encoded by the coding sequence ATGGCTGAAATGAACACCCAATCCAATCCTGGCAAACAAAGAGGTGGCCAGCGCGCAAAGAAACTGAGTACCCGGGTAGATATGACCCCTATGGTTGACCTGGGATTTCTGTTAATCACCTTTTTCATGCTGACCACCACCCTGCTCCAACCCAAAACCATGGACCTCATTATGCCCCGTGAAGACGGAGATCCCCAACCACTGGCGGAAAGCAATGCAATGACAGTACTGCTCGGTGCTAATAATACCGTGAAATACTACGAAGGCATGTATCATCCCGAAGACGTGAAAACCGCCAGCTACGCGGAGATCAGGGATGCGATCATCAAAAAAAGAGCAGATATTCTCAGGAAAACAGGCGATAATAAACTAATGGTGCTGATCAAAGCCAACAACAACGCTAACTACAAAAATGTAGTAGACATCATGGACGAAATGCTGATCAACCGCGTAGACCGCTATGCCATGGTAGACATTACAGACGAAGAAAAAGCATTACTGAAATAG